In the genome of Siniperca chuatsi isolate FFG_IHB_CAS linkage group LG14, ASM2008510v1, whole genome shotgun sequence, the window CTGTGCAATGACAGTACAGTTACATCTAAAAAAATCGAATCTGAACCTAATCAAGAGATGTCAGAGGCTGGTGACTGTGAGGAAGTGATGGGTGAGATATCACATCAATGACTGTCGCTCTGTCCTCATAAAAGACACTGATGAAGCCCTGAGGAGCAGAGTAATCTGATTGCTCTTCCTTTGGCGGGACTACACTGGTCTAtacaacatccaaagaaaagATAATACCTGTGCAAGTAATGTTCCCAGTTTGCCCCAATATTCTCAGTTTAAgtaaaacaaccaaacaaaaaccTTGCAGACTGGCACTGCAATCGTAGATGTCATTTCACTTTCAAAGTAGGTAaacagtgcatgtcagtgtTACTGAAGAACAGTGAACCAGGTAAAAAGCAGTTCAAACTCACAGCtcattttgtttcttctcaTCTCCTCCGCAAAGTGGCCAATAGCCAGACTGTAACAGGTACAGCGTGTGAGGCCTTGATAACAATACACGCTGTTCTGTTTTCTGTATTCATGTTTTTCCTTTGTACTCTGCCACTTGCTCTCAGGGCTAAAGACTCCAGCGACAGCAGCAGTGATTCAGGCGGCTCCTCAAGTGACTCATCGTCAGACAGCAGCgactcctccagctcctcttcaGATGACAGcgacagcagcagtgacagcgACGATGACAgctcttcctcatcttcctcttcctcctcctcctcttcgtcctcGGATAGCTCAGACTCAGGAAGCAGCAGTGATTCAGATCAAGGACctccaaagaagaagaaaaagaagaaataaataaatacgtTGGAATAAGtgggttttattgttgttgtttatgtccCTAAGTAAATTTTAGCTGTTCGCAGTTGTTTTCCTCTATCACATTGTAGTTTGTTGGATCTGAATGGATAGGACAACTTTAGGGCTGTAAATCTTAGTTGCATACTGCTCCTCCACTAAAGAAATGGAGATTAGAAAGAAGAAATTATTTTGGGTTGGCCATTGTGTCATGTTctgttttcaaaacatttccccTGTTACTTCTATTAATGTGATAT includes:
- the zcchc10 gene encoding zinc finger CCHC domain-containing protein 10 isoform X2 codes for the protein MGHWTYECTGKRKYVHRPSRTVEMKKKLKENENKPLSITGPGQEGSSEKKIKKKAKDSSDSSSDSGGSSSDSSSDSSDSSSSSSDDSDSSSDSDDDSSSSSSSSSSSSSSSDSSDSGSSSDSDQGPPKKKKKKK
- the zcchc10 gene encoding zinc finger CCHC domain-containing protein 10 isoform X1 — translated: MATPMHRIIARRQAEANKQHVRCQKCLEMGHWTYECTGKRKYVHRPSRTVEMKKKLKENENKPLSITGPGQEGSSEKKIKKKAKDSSDSSSDSGGSSSDSSSDSSDSSSSSSDDSDSSSDSDDDSSSSSSSSSSSSSSSDSSDSGSSSDSDQGPPKKKKKKK